The DNA window AATATCGTCGATGTCAATTCCACGCGACAATATGTCGGTTGCGACAAGCACATCAAGCCGTCCCGCCCTGAAATCGAGCATCACCTGATCACGCTCGGCCTGCTCAAGATCCGAGTGCATCTCGCCGGTCTTTATCTTTGCCTTACGCAACTCCCGGCTCAGCTCCTTCACCTTGAGTTTCGATGAAGAGAAGACGATTACCCTCTGAGAGTGCGCGTTTTTGAACAGATGGCGCAGAATGCCGGTCTTCTGGCCTTCATGACACACGAATGCCGACTGGTCAATCTTCTCGGTAGGACGCGAGACAGCGATTTTCACCTCTGCGGGATTATTCAGTATAGCCTTGGCCATCTGCTGGATTTTCGGAGGCATCGTAGCCGAAAACATCAGCGTCTGACGCTCTTTCGGCAGCTGCTTGACTATCTGCATTATGTCGTCATAAAAGCCCATGTCAAGCATACGGTCGGCCTCGTCGAGTATGAAATATGAAACCTTCGACAGATCGACATAACCCATCTGCAAGTGTGCGAGCAGACGGCCCGGAGTGGCGATGACCACATCAGCCCCCATCTTCAGACCTCTCTGCTGCCGGGCGAAAGTCGCGCCGTCAGTGCCGCCATAGATGGCCACGCTGCTGACAGGCACAAAATAGGCGAAGCCTTCCATCTGTCTGTCAATCTGCTGGGCAAGCTCGCGGGTCGGCGACATGACGATACAGTTCACATAGTCCTTGGCTTCAGGAAGTTCGGCAAGGCGGTCGATTACGGGAAGAAGATAGGCGGCGGTCTTGCCGGTGCCTGTCTGTGCGACCGCGATAAGGTCGCGGCCTTCAAGAATCACCGGGATAGCCTGTTCCTGAATCGGTGTACACTCGTCAAAACGCATGGCATCAAGAGCGTCAAGAATATCGTCGCTAAGGTCGAGCTCGTCAAATCTCATATATGTGCATTGTGTAAATCAGTATGCAAATGTACTCAAAAGTTTCCGATACACAAAACGCGCACCGTCTGTTTGAAGCCAATATAAAAATGCCGTGGAGAGAATCTTTATCCCCACGGCCGTTACTATTGTCATTCCGTCCTTGCAGGAGCTTGCCAGAACCACAGCTCATCAGTAGTGAGAAACCGCCGTCCATGCGGCCGAGCAATCCGGTATCATGACCGACAATTTCCTCAGCCGCATCATCTGCCAGCGTCAGAGGCTTTTCAGCCATGAGGTGATTTCAGAAAGCACGTTGTCGTGATACCTGAATTTCTCACGATAGCCCCAACCATGACCGCCTGTAGGATAGACCATAAGCGAAGCCGGGACACCGGCCTTGTTAAGAGCATCGAAATATCTGAGACTGTTGGCCGGGACTACAGTCTTGTCGTCAGCACTAAGGAGCATGAGAGCCCTTGGTGTCGCAGAAGTGACCTGCTTCTCGGATGAATAGGCAGCGTCAAGCTCTTCGGATGGATTCTCACCCAAAAATCCGGTGCGCGAACCTTTGTGGGTCAGACCGGAATCCATTGATATGACGGGATAAAACAATATCTGGAATGCCGGACGGCAATTTTCGGTTGGATGAGTGGCCATAGTCGAAGCGAGGTGACCACCGGCCGACGAACCCATTATGCCTATGCTGTCGGGATGGAAGCCCCATTGAGAAGCACTGTCGGCCATGATCTTGAACGCCGCATCGACATCGCCCATAGGGATGGAGCGGTCACCTTTTGGCATAGAGTATTCAAGCACGGCGTAAGCAAGCCCGAGCTGATTGTAAAACGGCGCCCAGTCGAATCCCTCGTGATAGACCGCGAGATGCGAATATCCCCCACCCGGGAGCGCGACGAGAGCCTTTCCGTTTCCAATCCCGGAAGGCGGCAGGAAAACGGTCATTTTCGGATTGTCGATTTTGATGACTTTGCTCTGGGCTTGGGCCGACACGGCCGGGACTGCCATTAAGAAGAAAACAGCTAACGATTTGATTAGGCTCTTAAACTCCATATCTGTCTTTATTGTTTTATATTAAATGTAAGGAGGAGATTGCATGAGCGCAAATATACGGAGAATATTCGACAAAAAGAAAAGTGAAAGTCGGCCTTTGGCCAGGGCGCGTTTGCATAAACCACTTCTTTGAATCAAATATACGGAGAATTCGCGAGACTATGGCAATAAATGGGGAATAAAGTAATGTGTTGAGAGTTAGGAGAGATTGGCGTTGTTCGTCCGAAGGGTGCTTTCGGCGGAAAATTCGGTTTTTGGAAGGGTTAGGAGATAGAATCGCTACCTATCCGTTGCCTTTTTCCTATCCGGAATCCGGTCTTGAAGACGGTTTTGCCGATGGATGATTATCCCTGTCTTATGTCATAGAACCCGCTTGTCAGGCATCTTTGCTACTGCAAATTTAGCGATTTTCTCTGGCATTGCGAAGAAATATAGGCTCCGGGATGGCATCTGTGATTCCTATTCGTGGTTCCGCTACGTTTTGCATACCTACAAATTACTCTATATCAGTTAATTTTGCAAACAAAGAATAGAGCTATGAAACAGAGCGGATTAAAGGTTTCGTTCTACCTTAAAAAGAGCGAGATGTCGGATGACGGTCTGTGTCCGGTGATGGGGCGTATAAACGTAGGCAGATACTCGGAGGCAGCTTTCAGCGCGAAACTCTCGGCATCACCTAAGGCATGGATGCTCGGCCGTGCCACTGGCAAGAGCGCCGCGTCAAGGGAAATCAACCGCCAGCTTGACGAAATCAGGGCAAGCGCACTTTCCGTCTATAAGGAACTGTCGGCTGTCCGCATGGGCGTGACCGCCGATGATGTGAAGTGCCAGATACAGGGGATGGCTTTCGGACAGGAAACGCTGATGGGATATTTCAGCACATTCATAGAGAACTTCGCAAAGCGTGTCGGTGTGAACCGGGTTCATGGCACACTGAAATCATACAATTACACCTACAAATGCCTGGCAACATTTCTGGAAACGGAGTATAAGCTGTCGGATATTCCGTTTACGGCTATCGACCGTTCCTTCATAGACAAGTATGACATCTACCT is part of the Duncaniella dubosii genome and encodes:
- a CDS encoding DEAD/DEAH box helicase, producing the protein MRFDELDLSDDILDALDAMRFDECTPIQEQAIPVILEGRDLIAVAQTGTGKTAAYLLPVIDRLAELPEAKDYVNCIVMSPTRELAQQIDRQMEGFAYFVPVSSVAIYGGTDGATFARQQRGLKMGADVVIATPGRLLAHLQMGYVDLSKVSYFILDEADRMLDMGFYDDIMQIVKQLPKERQTLMFSATMPPKIQQMAKAILNNPAEVKIAVSRPTEKIDQSAFVCHEGQKTGILRHLFKNAHSQRVIVFSSSKLKVKELSRELRKAKIKTGEMHSDLEQAERDQVMLDFRAGRLDVLVATDILSRGIDIDDISMVVNYDVPHEAEDYVHRIGRTARANADGMAVTLISQREQAKFGQIESFLGYEVRKQDVPAELGEAPAYNPAKRSPRGGNSRPGSRRNGHGGNNNRQQSGRNQAQAGDGRRPTAKPKQRSKPNQATMPKADATPGAEAKPNSTPVAKQSKSAGNPGKHKRSNSRGRKPGGSGNKAPKAAE
- a CDS encoding alpha/beta hydrolase; this translates as MEFKSLIKSLAVFFLMAVPAVSAQAQSKVIKIDNPKMTVFLPPSGIGNGKALVALPGGGYSHLAVYHEGFDWAPFYNQLGLAYAVLEYSMPKGDRSIPMGDVDAAFKIMADSASQWGFHPDSIGIMGSSAGGHLASTMATHPTENCRPAFQILFYPVISMDSGLTHKGSRTGFLGENPSEELDAAYSSEKQVTSATPRALMLLSADDKTVVPANSLRYFDALNKAGVPASLMVYPTGGHGWGYREKFRYHDNVLSEITSWLKSL